TCTGCACGTGAGCGACCTCAAGAGATGAGAAGAAGAATCCGATGAACCAACCCTCGACACCGCGTTATGCCAACCGGACACATGGGCTACCCGCACCGCCGATCGTGCTGCGGGAGATTGACATAAACGTGACAAACCTGTGCAACTTGACATGCATTTATTGCAGTTACAGCTCGACTCCCGGCAAGCATGAGCCAACTCTGCCAAAGGAACTGATCCATCGTGTTTTGGACGAGGCTGCTGCCCTGGGTAATCGTGTGGTTCACTTCAGTGGCGGTGAGCCTGTGATCCGGCCCGACATGCCCGAGCTGATTGGTCACGCCAGCGGCCTTGGCTTCAAAATGCGAATGCACTCCAATGGTGCGTTGTTGCGACGCGAGAAACTCGAGACACTCTGGCAGGCCGGTCTTCGCCAGGTTCTGGTTAGCCTTGACGGGTTTGAGGACAATCATGGCTATCATCGGAGCGACCGCCAACTATTCCCGAAAACCATGGCTGCCATCAGAAACGCTTCCGAGCTTGGCTTCGATGTGCGTGTCAACTCGGTGGCTACCGTGCGTAATGTTGACGAGCTGCCAAAACTCTTGCCGGTGCTTGCCGACATGGGGGTAGCGACCTTTTCGGTGTTTTACATGATCCCGGTGGGCCGCGGGCGCGAGGTGGCAGATCTGATGGTGCCGCCCAAACGCTGGCGAAGCTTTATCGAGGCGATGCAGGCCACTGCCGCTCTTCACCGGCCAGGGAATATGGAGGTAACCGTCGAGAAGGTTTTCCAATGGGAGGACGAGCAACAGGCCCGGGGCCTGATCCAATCCGGGCGTGGCGGCAGTTGTCTTGGCTTCCTGCAGGAGTGCAACTATGTCAACATACTTTCCGACGGACGGGTTTACCCATGCGTCTGTTTTCTTGATGAGGCGCCTGCTTTAGGAAACGTCTTTGATAGCAGTCTCGAAGAAATCTTGTTTAGCCCGGACAGTTGGGATTTCTACTGGTCCATGAAGGGCATTAATCAAGCCTGTGCGGGTTGCTCCAAACTGGATACTTGTCGAGGGGGTAGCCGCGCCTTGAGCCGCTTTGCACTTGGCGACTGGTTTGCTCTGGACCCGCGCTGCAGCGGAGACCCGCAGGCCCAGGGGTTTATTCCCTTGTGTTTCATGGTCCGCGAGAATGTCGCCACGCGCGTTCACAGTGGCTTTGCCGAGCGCGTCACTCCGCGGCAATCACCGGCATAGAATGTTCTCGTGGAGCCAATAGCAGTCACGCCAGTCGATTCCCATCCGGCGCCCCTTTTCCAGGCTGGTGAACAGCGCGGAAACCTGGTTGCCGTCGAAGGGATTGATGGCTCTGGAAAATCCACTCTCGTGGCGCATCTTTTCGATCACCTGTCCGGCCAGGGGCGACCGGTTTTTCGGGTGACGCGCTACATGGTGCCTGCACTGACCCGTCTCTGGCTTCGTTTAGTTGAAGAGGACCTGGTGGACCAATACGAGGCGGCGGCTCTTGCCGTGGCAGACTACTACACCGGCCTGGCCAACGCCATCGGCCCTGCCCTCGATGCCGGGAAGATCGTTCTGGCCGATCGCTATCATTTTTCCCATCAGGTTCATTTTTGTCTGCGCGGGGTTGACCCGGAACAACTCCAGGCCTGGTTTGCGGCTGCGCAACCACCCATCCTGACCATTTACCTTGAGGTTCCCGTTGGCATAACCCTGGATCGTTTGCGGTTAATGAATAAACCCGATTTCTGGGAATGTGGGCTCGATCATCGACCTGGCATGTCTATCGGGAAGGCCTGGCGCCAATTCCTGGAGAACAGGCCATCGACAGAGGAACTTGAGCATCACTTCTATCGCTACCAATCGGCCGCCAAAGTGCTGTTCCAGCAGATCCTGCCGCCATCGACCACGGTCATCCTGGATGGCACCCTACCTTCGGATGAATTGTTGGGACGTTGCCTAAGATTGCTCGACCGCGCAGAAGCCCGGCAAGAACTTCTTGAAGGGCAACCGGTTTTTCACAGTAAAGCCTGACAATGACCAGCCTGCCCATGTGGCTCAACGATTATCTTGCCCGCTACGAATCGCCACTTCGTCATGGTCTCACCGTTTCCGAACAAGTTGAACTGGCCTTGTCACCTGATAAAATCGACGGGTTGAAGCGGCTTGCATTTATCTTGCTTCGACCTGACGTCCTTATCCAGGAAGCTGAGTCATATCGAAAGTTGCGGCCATCTGGGC
The Chloroflexota bacterium DNA segment above includes these coding regions:
- a CDS encoding radical SAM protein, whose product is MNQPSTPRYANRTHGLPAPPIVLREIDINVTNLCNLTCIYCSYSSTPGKHEPTLPKELIHRVLDEAAALGNRVVHFSGGEPVIRPDMPELIGHASGLGFKMRMHSNGALLRREKLETLWQAGLRQVLVSLDGFEDNHGYHRSDRQLFPKTMAAIRNASELGFDVRVNSVATVRNVDELPKLLPVLADMGVATFSVFYMIPVGRGREVADLMVPPKRWRSFIEAMQATAALHRPGNMEVTVEKVFQWEDEQQARGLIQSGRGGSCLGFLQECNYVNILSDGRVYPCVCFLDEAPALGNVFDSSLEEILFSPDSWDFYWSMKGINQACAGCSKLDTCRGGSRALSRFALGDWFALDPRCSGDPQAQGFIPLCFMVRENVATRVHSGFAERVTPRQSPA